One stretch of Streptomyces sp. A2-16 DNA includes these proteins:
- a CDS encoding DoxX family membrane protein: MAVHDHPHRHAGFRFPSLRRSGTADAAAGTATATSAYVFAGLRLLTGFVFLWAFLDKTFGFGYATQSGKGWIDGGSPTKGFLSGVAAGPMESTFHAWAGDAWADWLFMLGLLGVGLALIAGIGLRLAAVAGTAMMALMWIAEWPPAKHLSDGSPSMSTNPFVDYHLIYAVVLIALAAVGAGAVWGLGRAWARLPFVSRNHWLQ, from the coding sequence ATGGCTGTCCACGATCACCCGCACCGACACGCAGGTTTCCGGTTCCCGTCGCTGCGGCGCTCGGGAACGGCTGACGCGGCCGCCGGGACGGCGACGGCGACCAGCGCGTACGTGTTCGCCGGACTGCGGCTGCTGACCGGGTTCGTCTTCCTGTGGGCGTTCCTGGACAAGACGTTCGGCTTCGGCTACGCGACCCAGTCCGGCAAGGGCTGGATCGACGGCGGCTCGCCGACCAAGGGCTTCCTGAGCGGAGTGGCCGCCGGTCCGATGGAGTCCACGTTCCACGCCTGGGCGGGGGACGCCTGGGCGGACTGGCTGTTCATGCTCGGTCTGCTGGGCGTCGGTCTGGCCCTGATCGCCGGGATCGGCCTGCGGCTCGCCGCCGTCGCCGGCACCGCGATGATGGCGCTCATGTGGATCGCGGAGTGGCCGCCGGCCAAGCACCTGTCGGACGGCTCGCCGAGCATGTCGACGAACCCGTTCGTGGACTACCACCTGATCTACGCCGTCGTCCTCATCGCCCTGGCGGCCGTGGGCGCCGGTGCGGTCTGGGGGCTGGGCAGGGCGTGGGCACGCCTTCCCTTCGTCAGCCGCAACCACTGGCTCCAGTGA
- a CDS encoding CBS domain-containing protein, with the protein MKHSKVGSVMTMEVVRATYGTTFKEVARLLREHRISGLPVVDEDDKVIGVISETDLMTHQARLPDPYEPKRRFRLADLTPAARRQAAKAKARTAGQLMSEPPITVHADNTIVEAARTMAKNRVERLPVLDEESRLVGIVTRRDLLQVFLRPDAEIRREVIDEVLVRALWLAPRSVDVSVTDGVVTLAGQMERKSETEIAVAMTVRVDGVVAVVDKLTYRLDDARIQPDEQALHGVADDWLRRT; encoded by the coding sequence ATGAAGCACAGCAAAGTGGGCTCCGTGATGACCATGGAGGTCGTCCGCGCCACGTACGGCACCACGTTCAAGGAAGTGGCCCGGCTGCTCCGCGAACACCGCATCAGCGGACTGCCGGTGGTCGACGAGGACGACAAGGTCATCGGCGTCATCTCCGAGACCGACCTGATGACCCATCAAGCCCGACTGCCCGACCCGTACGAGCCGAAGAGGCGCTTCCGGCTCGCCGACCTGACACCCGCCGCGCGCCGGCAGGCGGCGAAGGCCAAGGCGCGCACCGCCGGACAGCTGATGAGCGAACCGCCCATCACGGTCCACGCCGACAACACGATCGTCGAGGCGGCCCGCACGATGGCCAAGAACCGGGTGGAGCGACTGCCCGTCCTGGACGAGGAGAGCCGGCTGGTCGGCATCGTCACCCGGCGCGACCTGCTGCAGGTGTTCCTGCGGCCGGACGCGGAGATCCGCAGGGAAGTGATCGACGAGGTGCTGGTGCGGGCACTGTGGCTGGCACCGCGCAGCGTGGACGTCTCGGTCACGGACGGCGTGGTCACGCTGGCCGGCCAGATGGAACGCAAGAGCGAGACCGAGATCGCGGTCGCCATGACGGTTCGGGTCGACGGAGTGGTCGCCGTCGTCGACAAGCTCACCTACCGGCTCGACGACGCCCGGATCCAGCCCGATGAGCAGGCGTTGCACGGTGTGGCCGACGACTGGCTGCGCCGGACCTGA
- a CDS encoding bifunctional GNAT family N-acetyltransferase/acetate--CoA ligase family protein: MKDELLSGPRTHALLADGTTVCIRPVTSSDHEQLQGLYEEMSPENLRLRFFAASRRSAEMAADRACAAPRPGYRALLAERAGQVIGLAEYERGDTGTEAEISIAVADGLHHRGVGTLLVEHLVSAARADGVTSFTADALSENQEVLRLFADLGLRTARRFEGPEVRCTIALDEDDAYLTAVEERGRAADVESLRPLLRPAAVAVVGAGRKPGSVGRAILHQLKAGGYTGRLWAVNPAATSILGVPSCSSVSALPRTPDLVVVAVPAAGVAATAEECGKAGVRALLVVTAGLDAEQAQALRTACRTYGMRMVGPNCLGISNTDPQLALDATFAANHPRPGTAGVAVQSGGVGIALLDGLSRLGIGVSSFVSLGDKYDVSGNDMLQWWESDTRTDLALLHLESFGNPRAFSRTARRVTRRMPVLTVDAGRTDAGRRAAASHTAAAATRTMTRQALFTQAGITAAHSVGELLETAALLHSQPLPPGSRVAIVTNAGGAGVLSADACAEAGLALPPPTAELVDDLLAVLPEGAAIGNPVDATAAVTEEQLGDCVDRIMRHPGVDAVLVALVPTAVAAATGDDLVKAVTGRSGHRPKPVVVVRLEQALPVELLPRAGGGTVPAYAEPQAAARALAHAGRRAAWLARPAGTFPDLDGVDTARAQACVEAYLAAHPDGGWLDPRSCAALLDCYGIPQLPWAWATNEDEAVLAADRVRGADGRVVMKGHWPGLLHKSAQRAVHLDLRGDSQVRAAFRDLGTRFAGLLTGVVVQPLADRGTELFAGVVQDEVFGPLVLFGLGGTATEILADHAARLSPLTDHDVHDLITSPRCAPLLFGAGGGGPVDLPGLEQLLHRLSRMASDLAQLAEADFNPVLAAPGGVTVLDARVRLLPRRQQDPYLRRLR, encoded by the coding sequence ATGAAGGACGAACTGCTCAGCGGTCCCCGGACCCACGCCCTGCTCGCGGACGGCACGACCGTGTGCATCCGCCCGGTGACGTCGAGCGACCATGAGCAACTGCAGGGCCTGTACGAGGAGATGTCACCGGAGAACCTGCGCCTGAGGTTCTTCGCGGCGAGCCGGCGCTCCGCCGAGATGGCCGCCGACCGCGCCTGCGCCGCACCGCGTCCCGGCTACCGTGCGCTGCTGGCGGAGCGGGCCGGACAGGTGATCGGCCTGGCCGAGTACGAGCGGGGCGACACCGGCACCGAGGCCGAGATCTCCATCGCGGTCGCCGACGGACTGCACCACCGGGGCGTGGGCACGCTCCTGGTCGAGCACCTGGTCTCCGCGGCCCGCGCGGACGGTGTCACCTCCTTCACCGCCGACGCCCTGAGCGAGAACCAGGAAGTGCTGCGCCTGTTCGCCGACCTCGGTCTGCGCACCGCCCGCCGTTTCGAGGGGCCCGAAGTGCGCTGCACGATCGCACTCGACGAGGACGACGCCTACCTGACCGCGGTGGAGGAGCGCGGCCGGGCCGCCGACGTCGAGAGCCTGCGGCCCCTGCTGCGGCCGGCCGCGGTCGCCGTGGTCGGCGCCGGCCGCAAGCCGGGCTCCGTGGGCCGCGCCATCCTGCACCAGCTGAAGGCCGGCGGCTACACCGGGCGGCTGTGGGCGGTGAACCCCGCGGCGACGTCAATCCTCGGCGTACCGTCCTGCTCGAGCGTCAGCGCCCTGCCCAGGACTCCCGACCTCGTGGTGGTCGCCGTACCCGCCGCGGGCGTTGCGGCGACCGCCGAGGAGTGCGGCAAGGCAGGGGTCCGCGCACTGCTCGTCGTCACCGCGGGGCTGGACGCGGAGCAGGCGCAGGCCCTGCGGACCGCCTGCCGCACGTACGGGATGCGGATGGTCGGACCCAACTGCCTGGGCATCTCGAACACCGACCCGCAGCTCGCCCTCGACGCGACCTTCGCCGCGAACCACCCGCGCCCCGGCACCGCGGGAGTGGCCGTGCAGTCCGGCGGAGTCGGCATCGCCCTGCTCGACGGCCTGTCCCGGCTGGGCATCGGCGTGTCCTCGTTCGTCTCGCTCGGTGACAAGTACGACGTGAGCGGCAACGACATGCTCCAGTGGTGGGAGAGCGACACACGCACCGACCTCGCCCTGCTGCACCTCGAGTCGTTCGGCAACCCGCGTGCCTTCTCCCGCACCGCCCGCCGGGTCACCCGGCGCATGCCGGTGCTCACCGTGGACGCCGGGCGCACCGACGCCGGGCGCCGCGCCGCCGCCTCGCACACGGCGGCGGCCGCCACCCGTACGATGACCCGCCAGGCCCTGTTCACCCAGGCCGGCATCACCGCCGCCCATTCCGTGGGTGAACTCCTGGAGACCGCGGCCCTGTTGCACTCCCAACCGCTTCCGCCCGGATCGCGGGTGGCGATCGTCACCAACGCGGGCGGCGCGGGTGTGCTGAGCGCCGACGCCTGCGCGGAAGCCGGACTCGCCCTGCCGCCGCCCACCGCGGAACTCGTCGACGACCTGCTCGCCGTACTGCCCGAAGGTGCCGCGATCGGCAACCCCGTGGACGCCACGGCCGCCGTCACGGAGGAGCAGCTGGGTGACTGCGTGGACCGGATCATGCGGCACCCGGGCGTCGACGCCGTGCTCGTGGCCCTCGTCCCCACCGCGGTCGCGGCCGCCACGGGTGACGACCTGGTCAAGGCCGTCACCGGGAGGTCCGGCCACCGACCGAAGCCGGTGGTCGTCGTACGCCTCGAGCAGGCCCTGCCCGTGGAGCTGTTGCCCCGGGCCGGCGGGGGCACCGTGCCCGCCTACGCCGAGCCGCAGGCAGCGGCCCGGGCACTGGCCCATGCCGGTCGCCGGGCAGCCTGGCTGGCCCGCCCCGCCGGTACGTTCCCCGACCTCGACGGTGTCGACACGGCTCGCGCCCAGGCCTGCGTCGAGGCCTATCTCGCGGCCCACCCCGACGGAGGCTGGCTCGACCCGCGCAGCTGTGCCGCGCTGCTCGACTGCTACGGCATTCCTCAGCTGCCGTGGGCCTGGGCCACGAACGAGGACGAGGCAGTCCTGGCCGCGGACCGGGTGCGCGGAGCCGACGGCCGGGTGGTCATGAAGGGCCACTGGCCCGGTCTGCTCCACAAGAGCGCACAGCGCGCCGTCCACCTGGACCTGCGGGGCGACAGCCAGGTCCGCGCCGCCTTCCGCGACCTGGGGACCCGGTTCGCCGGACTGCTCACCGGCGTGGTGGTCCAGCCGCTCGCGGACCGCGGCACCGAACTGTTCGCCGGTGTCGTCCAGGACGAGGTGTTCGGACCGCTGGTCCTGTTCGGCCTCGGCGGCACGGCCACCGAGATCCTTGCCGACCACGCCGCCCGTCTCTCACCGCTCACCGACCACGACGTGCACGACCTGATCACGTCCCCGCGCTGCGCCCCGCTGCTCTTCGGCGCGGGCGGTGGCGGGCCCGTCGACCTGCCGGGTCTCGAACAGCTGCTGCACCGGCTCTCCCGGATGGCGAGCGACCTGGCGCAGCTCGCCGAGGCCGACTTCAACCCCGTGCTCGCCGCGCCGGGCGGGGTGACCGTCCTCGACGCGCGCGTGCGCCTGCTGCCCCGTCGGCAGCAGGACCCCTATCTTCGCCGGCTCCGCTGA
- a CDS encoding HAD-IC family P-type ATPase, translated as MDGLTAAGTERTPSGADTRDAHLLTPAQVGAGLGVDPGVGLSAREAAERLAVHGPNQLAEPARRPEWLKFLDQFRNWLIGILIIAALVAAAIGDIRDALVITVVLQINAVLGYLQERRAEHSLEALRRMLVPTARVRRDGAELMVAADTLVPGDTVLLEAGDRVPADGRLIVAETVEVAEAALTGESQPVAKSTAVTGPVPLAERTGMLLMNTALTRGRAEMIVTATGMRTELGSIAAALRADTEPPSPLQIQLDSLGRRLALLSGVAVVAYVLVALIRGESLADIALRAVALAVAAIPEGLPAVLALTLALGVYRMARRGAIVKRLASVESLGSATVVCSDKTGTLTLNEMTVRALWAGGRLHEVTGEGYGTKGDVRGAQGELVPALLPFALCNDAHLTDDGFVGDPTEAALVVLAAKAGLDADGLRAELPRTGELPFDAATKYMATFHTEPDGRTRVHAKGAVDVLLGLCAEVVTEDGVSELDDRRRGEVLDVARQLGGSGLRVLGAATAVVDGVPEEASLSGLTLVSVAGIADPPRPQARDAIALCRTAGVTVKMITGDHADTAAAIARELDIDGEVVTGAELDRMTPRELSRRIDDIGVFARVVPEHKVVIVRALSERGHVVAMTGDGVNDAAALRAAHIGVAMGVTGTDVAKEAADMVLTDDDFSTIVRAVREGRAIYANIVKFVRFQLATNIGAILTLLGASVAGLPAPLTAAQLLWINIIMDGPPAMALAVDPAEDDVMRHPPRDSAERILDARRLIAIGRAGTVMALGTVGLLAAARPWAGTDTALTMAFTTFVLFQLFNSFNARADHGPLLGRHQLRNRTLWWCLAGVLVVQIAAVHLPWARTVFGTQPLDPLQWALCLGTAATVLLVELVVRGTKRLVRR; from the coding sequence GTGGACGGCCTGACCGCCGCCGGAACCGAGCGGACCCCCTCAGGGGCGGACACCCGGGACGCGCACCTGTTGACCCCGGCGCAGGTGGGAGCCGGTCTGGGGGTCGACCCGGGCGTCGGGCTGAGCGCGCGAGAGGCCGCCGAACGCCTCGCCGTCCACGGACCGAACCAGCTCGCCGAACCCGCCCGGCGTCCCGAATGGCTGAAGTTCCTCGACCAGTTCCGCAACTGGCTCATCGGCATCCTGATCATCGCGGCCCTCGTCGCCGCGGCGATCGGCGACATCCGGGACGCACTGGTGATCACCGTCGTCCTCCAGATCAACGCGGTCCTCGGCTACCTCCAGGAGCGGCGCGCCGAACACAGCCTGGAGGCGCTGCGCCGGATGCTGGTGCCGACCGCCCGGGTGCGTCGCGACGGTGCGGAACTGATGGTGGCGGCGGACACCCTCGTGCCCGGGGACACGGTCCTGCTGGAGGCGGGCGACCGCGTGCCGGCCGACGGGCGGCTGATCGTCGCGGAGACGGTGGAGGTCGCCGAGGCGGCCCTGACCGGCGAGTCGCAGCCGGTCGCCAAGAGCACCGCCGTGACCGGCCCGGTGCCGCTGGCCGAGCGGACCGGCATGCTGCTCATGAACACCGCGCTCACCCGCGGCCGCGCCGAGATGATCGTCACCGCCACCGGTATGCGCACCGAACTCGGTTCCATAGCCGCGGCGTTGCGCGCCGACACGGAACCGCCCAGTCCGCTCCAGATCCAGCTGGACAGCCTCGGCCGCCGCCTCGCCCTGCTCAGCGGGGTCGCGGTCGTCGCCTACGTGCTCGTCGCCCTGATCCGGGGCGAGAGCCTCGCGGACATCGCGCTGCGTGCCGTGGCCCTGGCCGTGGCGGCGATCCCCGAAGGGCTGCCGGCCGTCCTGGCGCTGACCCTGGCACTGGGCGTGTACCGCATGGCCCGCCGCGGAGCGATCGTGAAACGGCTGGCCTCGGTGGAGTCGCTGGGCTCGGCCACGGTCGTGTGCAGCGACAAGACCGGCACACTGACCCTCAACGAAATGACCGTACGGGCTCTCTGGGCCGGTGGACGGCTCCACGAGGTCACCGGCGAGGGCTACGGTACGAAAGGCGACGTACGGGGTGCCCAGGGGGAACTGGTGCCCGCGCTGTTGCCGTTCGCCCTCTGCAACGACGCGCACCTGACCGACGACGGCTTCGTCGGCGACCCCACCGAGGCGGCCCTGGTCGTCCTCGCCGCGAAGGCGGGCCTGGACGCCGACGGGCTGCGGGCCGAACTGCCGCGCACCGGCGAGCTGCCCTTCGACGCGGCCACCAAGTACATGGCCACCTTCCACACGGAACCGGACGGTCGTACCCGTGTCCACGCCAAGGGCGCCGTGGACGTGCTGCTGGGGCTGTGCGCCGAGGTGGTGACCGAGGACGGGGTCAGCGAGCTCGACGACCGGCGCCGCGGCGAGGTCCTGGACGTGGCCCGGCAACTGGGCGGCTCGGGACTGCGGGTTCTCGGCGCCGCCACGGCCGTCGTGGACGGTGTGCCCGAGGAGGCGTCGCTGTCCGGCCTGACCCTGGTGTCCGTCGCCGGAATCGCCGATCCGCCGCGCCCGCAGGCACGGGACGCCATCGCCCTGTGTCGGACGGCAGGTGTGACCGTCAAGATGATCACCGGTGACCACGCGGACACCGCGGCGGCCATCGCGCGGGAGCTGGACATCGACGGAGAGGTGGTGACGGGAGCGGAGCTCGACCGGATGACACCGCGGGAGCTCTCCCGACGCATCGACGACATCGGTGTGTTCGCCCGTGTCGTCCCGGAGCACAAGGTGGTCATCGTGCGGGCACTGTCCGAGCGGGGCCATGTCGTCGCCATGACCGGGGACGGCGTCAACGACGCGGCCGCGCTGCGGGCCGCGCACATCGGGGTGGCCATGGGGGTCACCGGAACCGATGTGGCCAAGGAAGCCGCCGACATGGTGCTCACCGACGACGACTTCTCCACCATCGTGCGCGCCGTGCGCGAAGGGCGCGCCATCTACGCGAACATCGTCAAGTTCGTCCGCTTCCAGCTGGCCACCAACATCGGAGCCATCCTGACCCTGCTGGGCGCTTCGGTGGCCGGACTGCCCGCGCCCCTCACCGCGGCCCAACTCCTGTGGATCAACATCATCATGGACGGGCCACCGGCGATGGCACTGGCGGTCGATCCGGCCGAGGACGACGTGATGCGACATCCGCCGAGGGATTCCGCCGAGCGGATCCTGGACGCCCGCCGCCTGATCGCGATCGGCAGGGCGGGCACCGTCATGGCCCTCGGCACCGTCGGTCTGCTGGCCGCCGCCCGGCCGTGGGCCGGCACCGACACCGCACTGACGATGGCGTTCACCACGTTCGTCCTGTTCCAGCTCTTCAACTCGTTCAACGCCCGTGCGGATCACGGCCCGTTGCTCGGCCGCCACCAACTGCGCAACCGCACCCTGTGGTGGTGCCTGGCGGGAGTCCTCGTCGTACAGATCGCCGCTGTCCATCTGCCATGGGCCCGCACGGTGTTCGGCACGCAACCGCTCGACCCGCTCCAGTGGGCTCTGTGCCTGGGCACGGCGGCCACGGTACTGCTGGTCGAACTGGTGGTGCGGGGGACGAAGCGACTCGTCCGCCGCTGA
- a CDS encoding flavodoxin domain-containing protein: MTTDVLVAYGTKNGSTARIAEAVAEVLNKEGLTARARPAGSVEDLGTCDAVVVGGALYAGHWHRDARRFLRRHRRALAERPLWLFSSGPLDASATERDIPPVPAVRRAMTRLDARGHVTFGGCLEEGAKGRIAGMILRNGKGGDFRDFTEIERWAAQVAQELAGARKD, encoded by the coding sequence ATGACCACCGATGTGCTGGTCGCCTACGGCACCAAGAACGGATCCACCGCGCGGATCGCCGAGGCCGTGGCCGAGGTGTTGAACAAGGAGGGGCTCACGGCCCGGGCGCGTCCGGCCGGATCCGTCGAGGACCTCGGCACCTGCGACGCGGTCGTGGTCGGCGGCGCCCTGTACGCCGGCCACTGGCACAGGGACGCCCGGCGCTTCCTGCGCCGGCACCGCCGAGCCCTGGCCGAACGCCCCCTGTGGCTGTTCAGCAGCGGCCCGCTCGACGCCTCGGCCACCGAGCGGGACATTCCGCCCGTTCCGGCGGTACGGCGGGCCATGACCCGGCTCGACGCCCGCGGGCACGTCACCTTCGGCGGCTGCCTGGAGGAGGGTGCGAAGGGCCGTATCGCAGGCATGATCCTGCGCAACGGAAAGGGCGGCGACTTCCGCGACTTCACCGAGATCGAGCGGTGGGCGGCCCAGGTCGCCCAGGAACTGGCCGGTGCGCGGAAGGACTGA
- a CDS encoding universal stress protein, with translation MVRTVVAGLDGSAESRAAAEWAAREAASRDLPLKLLHVSEPVPEPTAQAPLLGGETLQYWSEKIPRDAADGIRQRHPGLEVEMQNVSGRPAEILAEAADDAELLVLGSGRLSGISGFLLGSVGLAVVAHVDRPVVLVRAGEEAADEHEPDPAGTAAAGTPFRPVVLGLDVDDPDDSMIGFAFEEAARRETALRVVSGWNLPPYYVYGLSLDPQYHDEIARQKAAGLSEILTAWRHKYPTVEVVEMSRPGSPGRLLVDASHEASLVVVGRKVRRRSFGAHIGPVTHAVLHHCTVPVAVLPHH, from the coding sequence ATGGTCCGCACTGTTGTCGCAGGTCTCGACGGCTCCGCCGAAAGCCGCGCGGCCGCTGAGTGGGCGGCCCGCGAAGCCGCCTCGCGAGACCTGCCGCTGAAGCTGCTGCACGTATCGGAGCCCGTGCCCGAACCGACGGCCCAGGCCCCGCTCCTCGGCGGTGAGACCCTGCAGTACTGGAGCGAGAAGATCCCACGGGACGCGGCGGACGGCATCCGGCAGCGGCACCCGGGTCTCGAAGTCGAGATGCAGAACGTCTCCGGCCGCCCGGCCGAGATCCTGGCGGAGGCGGCCGACGACGCCGAACTACTGGTCCTCGGCTCGGGCAGGCTGAGCGGGATCAGCGGATTCCTGCTCGGATCCGTCGGCCTGGCGGTCGTGGCGCACGTCGATCGGCCGGTCGTCCTGGTCCGCGCCGGGGAAGAGGCCGCCGACGAGCACGAGCCGGACCCGGCCGGCACCGCCGCAGCGGGTACTCCGTTCCGCCCCGTCGTGCTGGGCCTCGACGTCGACGACCCCGACGACTCGATGATCGGGTTCGCCTTCGAGGAGGCCGCCCGACGCGAGACCGCCCTGCGGGTCGTGTCCGGCTGGAACCTGCCGCCGTACTACGTCTACGGCCTCTCCCTCGACCCGCAGTACCACGACGAGATCGCCCGTCAGAAGGCCGCCGGGCTGAGCGAGATCCTGACCGCCTGGCGGCACAAGTACCCGACGGTGGAGGTCGTCGAGATGTCCCGTCCCGGCAGCCCCGGCCGCCTGCTGGTCGACGCGTCCCACGAGGCCTCCCTGGTCGTCGTGGGCCGCAAGGTCCGGCGCAGGTCCTTCGGCGCCCACATCGGGCCCGTCACCCACGCGGTCCTGCACCACTGCACCGTCCCGGTCGCCGTGCTCCCGCACCACTGA